A window of Bufo gargarizans isolate SCDJY-AF-19 chromosome 9, ASM1485885v1, whole genome shotgun sequence contains these coding sequences:
- the SET gene encoding protein SET isoform X1 — translation MSAPTAKLSKKEVNSNHDGADETSEKEQQEAIEHIDEVQNEIDRLNEQASEEILKVEQKYNKLRQPFFQKRSELIAKIPNFWVTTFVNHPQVSALLGEEDEEALHYLTRVEVTEFEDIKSGYRIDFNFDENPYFENKVLSKEFHLNESGDPSSKSTEIKWKAGKDLTKRSSQTQNKASRKRQHEEPESFFTWFTDHSDAGADELGEVIKDDIWPNPLQYYLVPDMEDEEGEGEEEDDDDEEEEGLEDIDEEGDEDEVEGEEDDDEDEEGEEAEEDEGEDD, via the exons ATGTCGGCGCCGACGGCCAAACTTAGTAAAAAGGAGGTGAACTCCAACCACGACGGAGCGGATGAGACCTCAG aaaaGGAGCAGCAGGAAGCAATTGAGCATATTGATGAAGTACAGAATGAAATAGACAG ACTGAATGAACAAGCCAGCGAGGAAATCTTGAAAGTAGAACAGAAATACAACAAACTCCGCCAGCCATTCTTTCAGAAGAGGTCAGAGTTGATCGCCAAAATCCCCAATTTTTGGGTTACAACATTCGTCAACCACCCACAAG TCTCTGCGCTCTTGGGTGAAGAGGATGAAGAAGCTCTTCACTATCTGACCAGGGTGGAAGTGACAGAGTTTGAAGACATAAAATCAGGCTACAGAATAGATTTT AATTTTGATGAAAACCCTTACTTCGAAAACAAAGTCCTCTCTAAAGAGTTCCACTTAAACGAAAGTGGAGACCCTTCCTCAAAGTCCACAGAGATTAAATGGAAAGCTGGAAAG GATTTGACAAAACGTTCCAGCCAAACACAGAACAAAGCCAGCAGAAAGAGGCAGCACGAAGAGCCTGAAAGCTTCTTCACTTGGTTCACAGATCATTCGGATGCTGGCGCTGATGAGCTAGGAGAGGTCATAAAGGATGACATCTGGCCTAATCCATTACAATACTACCTG GTTCCTGATATGGAGGATGAAGAAGGCGaaggggaggaggaagatgatgacGATGAAGAGGAAGAAGGATTAGAAGATATTGATGAGGAAGGGGATGAAGATGAGGTTGAAGGAgaagaggatgatgatgaagaCGAAGAGGGAGAAGAAGCGGAG GAAGATGAAGGTGAAGATGATTAA
- the SET gene encoding protein SET isoform X2, translating to MSAPTAKLSKKEVNSNHDGADETSEKEQQEAIEHIDEVQNEIDRLNEQASEEILKVEQKYNKLRQPFFQKRSELIAKIPNFWVTTFVNHPQVSALLGEEDEEALHYLTRVEVTEFEDIKSGYRIDFNFDENPYFENKVLSKEFHLNESGDPSSKSTEIKWKAGKDLTKRSSQTQNKASRKRQHEEPESFFTWFTDHSDAGADELGEVIKDDIWPNPLQYYLVPDMEDEEGEGEEEDDDDEEEEGLEDIDEEGDEDEVEGEEDDDEDEEGEEAEV from the exons ATGTCGGCGCCGACGGCCAAACTTAGTAAAAAGGAGGTGAACTCCAACCACGACGGAGCGGATGAGACCTCAG aaaaGGAGCAGCAGGAAGCAATTGAGCATATTGATGAAGTACAGAATGAAATAGACAG ACTGAATGAACAAGCCAGCGAGGAAATCTTGAAAGTAGAACAGAAATACAACAAACTCCGCCAGCCATTCTTTCAGAAGAGGTCAGAGTTGATCGCCAAAATCCCCAATTTTTGGGTTACAACATTCGTCAACCACCCACAAG TCTCTGCGCTCTTGGGTGAAGAGGATGAAGAAGCTCTTCACTATCTGACCAGGGTGGAAGTGACAGAGTTTGAAGACATAAAATCAGGCTACAGAATAGATTTT AATTTTGATGAAAACCCTTACTTCGAAAACAAAGTCCTCTCTAAAGAGTTCCACTTAAACGAAAGTGGAGACCCTTCCTCAAAGTCCACAGAGATTAAATGGAAAGCTGGAAAG GATTTGACAAAACGTTCCAGCCAAACACAGAACAAAGCCAGCAGAAAGAGGCAGCACGAAGAGCCTGAAAGCTTCTTCACTTGGTTCACAGATCATTCGGATGCTGGCGCTGATGAGCTAGGAGAGGTCATAAAGGATGACATCTGGCCTAATCCATTACAATACTACCTG GTTCCTGATATGGAGGATGAAGAAGGCGaaggggaggaggaagatgatgacGATGAAGAGGAAGAAGGATTAGAAGATATTGATGAGGAAGGGGATGAAGATGAGGTTGAAGGAgaagaggatgatgatgaagaCGAAGAGGGAGAAGAAGCGGAGGTAT GA